The following are encoded together in the Gimesia chilikensis genome:
- a CDS encoding amidohydrolase family protein, whose product MDQVPVIDTHQHLWDLDLFELPWLQLPGMDVLRRSFRMSDYREATRNCPVAKTVYMEVNVHPDLHAKEARYVLELCAQSDNPMSGAVIGGQPGEVGFASYLEEFLGNPFLKGVRSILHDPDRPRGMCLTPQFKQNIQLLGQHDLSFDLCMRPAEYLDAVELVDACPETRFIVDHCGNMSVQPDQQEARAEWESGLRQLAEREQVMCKISGIVATATPATWKPADLKQNIDFCLDTFGEDCVFFGGDWPVCTLTATFETWYEALQWIVQDRSEAFQRKLFHDNAEAFYRL is encoded by the coding sequence ATGGATCAAGTACCTGTTATCGACACGCATCAGCACCTCTGGGATCTGGATCTATTCGAGTTGCCCTGGCTGCAACTGCCTGGAATGGATGTCCTGCGCCGCAGCTTTCGGATGTCCGACTACCGGGAGGCGACACGAAATTGCCCGGTCGCCAAAACGGTTTACATGGAAGTAAATGTTCACCCGGATCTGCATGCGAAAGAAGCCCGCTACGTACTCGAGTTGTGCGCTCAGTCTGACAATCCAATGTCAGGAGCCGTCATCGGAGGGCAGCCGGGCGAAGTGGGATTTGCGTCGTACCTGGAAGAGTTCCTTGGGAATCCGTTTCTGAAGGGCGTGCGAAGTATTTTGCACGATCCGGATCGGCCGCGGGGCATGTGCCTGACGCCTCAATTCAAACAGAATATCCAGCTGCTCGGTCAGCATGATCTGAGTTTCGATTTGTGTATGCGACCGGCAGAGTATCTGGATGCGGTGGAGCTGGTTGATGCCTGCCCGGAGACGCGATTCATCGTGGATCATTGCGGCAACATGAGTGTGCAGCCCGATCAGCAGGAGGCCCGTGCGGAATGGGAATCGGGTCTGCGACAACTGGCTGAGCGGGAGCAGGTGATGTGTAAGATTTCGGGAATCGTGGCGACCGCGACTCCCGCAACATGGAAACCGGCAGACCTCAAACAGAACATCGACTTCTGCCTGGACACGTTTGGCGAAGACTGCGTCTTCTTCGGAGGGGACTGGCCCGTCTGTACGCTGACGGCGACGTTTGAAACATGGTACGAAGCTCTGCAGTGGATTGTGCAGGATCGCTCCGAGGCTTTTCAGCGAAAGCTGTTCCACGACAATGCGGAAGCATTCTATCGACTTTAA
- a CDS encoding MutS-related protein, with protein sequence MQAPQNQQNPRTEYEQRLASRAADVQAFVKESDRFSTWRGFVFLAAVGILLASTLGEILSAQWLLVPAIAFIVLVILHARCIRHLKRARLAEAYYRTALDRLDDKWIDVRPTGEEYYDPQHMYAGDLDLLGRGSLFQLICAARTKLGEETLARWLLGPAETSVIRARQQSVEELRNELDFRETLELLEAETHSEIEQTHLADWVGQPLISIPAPLQWASMITGIFAALSVISWLFSWTGIAPIVVAIIIQVCLLFFVGPQIRELLSQTDEVRDGLPVLSDVLSLIEQREFNSPHLQEIIAALQTDGVPPSRSIAQLRRYIQGLNNCFRNQFSAPLTILLGIPFHYLSAIERWLKRVGPHCPEWLAAVGEFEALCSLAGHAYEHPTDPFPEIVEPTAGPCFEGTSLGHPLIPEHQVVRNDVTLNSQDRLLMISGSNMSGKSTLMRTVGTNFVLALAGAPVRAVSLRVSPMQAGTAMRVQDSLQQGASLFYQSVARLSAVVHLADAPEPVLFLLDEILQGTNSHDRRIGAQSVIETLIERGGIGIVTTHDLALTEITDLFGDKARNVHFEDQLVDGKMTFDYRMRPGVVEHSNALELMKMMGIQLKEVEIDPES encoded by the coding sequence ATGCAAGCCCCCCAGAATCAGCAGAATCCCCGGACCGAATACGAACAGCGGCTCGCCAGTCGTGCGGCGGACGTACAGGCATTTGTGAAGGAGAGCGACCGCTTTTCGACGTGGCGGGGCTTTGTCTTTCTGGCAGCAGTCGGAATCCTGCTGGCCTCCACGCTGGGCGAGATCCTGAGCGCCCAATGGCTGCTTGTGCCCGCGATCGCCTTTATTGTACTGGTGATTCTGCACGCCCGCTGTATCCGCCACCTCAAACGGGCCCGGCTCGCGGAAGCCTACTACCGAACCGCCCTGGATCGCCTGGACGACAAGTGGATTGACGTCCGGCCCACGGGAGAGGAATATTACGACCCGCAACACATGTACGCCGGCGACCTGGACCTGTTAGGGCGAGGCTCTCTGTTCCAGCTGATCTGTGCCGCCCGTACGAAGCTGGGAGAAGAAACGCTGGCCCGCTGGCTGCTAGGCCCGGCTGAGACCAGTGTCATCCGCGCGCGTCAGCAATCCGTCGAAGAGCTCCGCAACGAACTCGATTTTCGCGAGACGTTAGAACTGCTCGAAGCGGAAACCCATAGTGAAATCGAACAGACTCACCTGGCCGACTGGGTCGGGCAACCCCTGATCTCCATTCCCGCTCCCCTGCAGTGGGCCTCGATGATCACGGGGATCTTCGCCGCCCTGTCAGTCATCAGCTGGCTGTTCTCCTGGACCGGAATCGCCCCGATCGTGGTCGCCATCATCATTCAGGTTTGCCTGCTCTTCTTTGTTGGTCCGCAGATCCGCGAACTGCTGAGCCAGACCGATGAAGTCCGCGACGGGCTGCCGGTGCTCTCCGACGTCCTGTCTTTGATTGAACAGCGCGAATTTAACTCGCCGCACCTCCAGGAAATTATCGCCGCCCTGCAGACCGACGGCGTCCCTCCCTCAAGAAGCATCGCCCAGCTCAGACGATACATTCAGGGCTTGAACAACTGCTTCCGCAACCAGTTCTCCGCCCCGTTGACGATTCTGCTGGGAATCCCGTTTCACTACCTGAGCGCCATCGAACGCTGGCTCAAACGCGTGGGGCCACACTGCCCCGAATGGCTGGCAGCGGTCGGAGAATTTGAGGCTCTCTGCTCCCTGGCCGGCCATGCCTATGAACACCCCACAGACCCGTTCCCCGAAATCGTGGAACCGACAGCTGGTCCCTGTTTTGAAGGGACCAGCCTGGGGCACCCCCTGATTCCCGAACATCAGGTCGTTCGCAACGATGTCACACTGAATTCACAGGACCGCCTGCTGATGATCAGCGGTTCGAACATGTCCGGCAAAAGTACGCTGATGCGAACCGTGGGCACGAACTTCGTGCTCGCCCTGGCTGGAGCGCCCGTGCGGGCCGTCTCACTTCGCGTCTCCCCCATGCAGGCGGGAACCGCGATGCGGGTACAGGACTCGCTGCAGCAGGGAGCCTCGCTGTTTTACCAGTCGGTCGCCCGGCTCTCAGCCGTGGTGCACCTGGCGGACGCTCCCGAACCCGTGCTGTTCCTGCTCGACGAAATCCTGCAGGGAACCAACTCGCATGACCGTCGGATCGGCGCCCAGAGCGTGATTGAAACGCTCATCGAACGGGGCGGAATCGGCATCGTAACAACTCACGACCTGGCCTTAACCGAAATCACGGACCTGTTCGGCGACAAGGCCCGCAACGTGCACTTTGAGGATCAGCTGGTGGACGGCAAAATGACATTCGACTACCGCATGCGCCCCGGTGTCGTCGAGCACAGCAACGCCCTGGAACTGATGAAGATGATGGGCATTCAGCTGAAAGAAGTCGAAATCGACCCCGAATCCTGA
- the mgtE gene encoding magnesium transporter → MYGRLLLPELQVMLDENDNAGIREFCEALYPAVTAEILAELDSREVWRVISCCDSQKQAEIFQFLSLPQQIEIVAVIDRGPLSKLIEEMAPDDRVDLLSRMDEEHVEELLPLIAQAERSDIRKLLSYPEDSAGAIMTTEYAYLPANITVAQALEKLRQQAPDSEIISYIYVVDEGRRLQGIVSLRELIFARPTRPLSELINRDVISVRVDDDQEFVAQQMAKFDFVAIPVVDNQNQLVGIVTHDDAIDIMQEEATEDAYRLAAVEPLEDSYLSTSLLTVIRKRIGWLIFLLVPSFLAAKVLEHYEAVSDKFEWLVLFIPLILASGGNAGSQSATLIIRAMAIESNIQREELNALLMKEFKLGLLLGSMLSLISFGISWAFTGALMQATVVGLAVFLVVLMGISAGGMLPMGFRKLGMDPALMSNPFITALVDILGLIIYFQVAMYIVS, encoded by the coding sequence ATGTATGGGCGGTTATTGCTACCTGAGCTCCAGGTGATGCTGGATGAAAATGATAACGCAGGCATCAGGGAATTCTGTGAAGCCCTCTATCCGGCTGTGACCGCCGAAATTCTGGCCGAACTGGACAGTCGGGAAGTCTGGCGGGTCATCTCCTGTTGTGATTCTCAGAAGCAGGCTGAGATCTTCCAGTTCCTGTCTCTGCCTCAGCAGATTGAAATCGTAGCGGTCATTGATCGGGGACCGCTGTCCAAGCTGATTGAAGAGATGGCGCCCGATGACCGCGTCGACCTGCTCTCAAGGATGGACGAAGAACACGTCGAAGAGCTGCTGCCACTGATTGCCCAGGCCGAACGCAGTGATATTCGCAAGCTGCTCTCCTATCCGGAAGACAGTGCCGGCGCGATCATGACAACCGAGTATGCGTATTTGCCCGCGAACATCACCGTGGCCCAGGCCCTGGAGAAACTGAGGCAGCAGGCACCAGACAGTGAAATCATCTCCTATATTTACGTAGTCGATGAGGGCCGCAGACTGCAGGGGATTGTCTCACTGCGGGAGCTGATCTTTGCCCGTCCGACGCGGCCCCTCTCGGAATTAATTAACCGGGATGTGATTTCGGTACGCGTTGATGATGACCAGGAATTTGTCGCACAACAGATGGCGAAGTTCGACTTCGTGGCGATTCCCGTGGTCGATAACCAGAATCAACTGGTAGGGATTGTAACACACGATGACGCGATCGATATTATGCAGGAAGAGGCGACCGAGGATGCCTACCGCCTGGCTGCGGTCGAGCCACTCGAAGACAGTTACCTGTCAACGTCTCTGCTCACAGTGATCCGTAAGCGAATCGGCTGGCTGATCTTCCTGCTGGTCCCCTCGTTCCTGGCGGCTAAGGTGCTGGAACATTACGAGGCAGTGTCCGACAAGTTCGAATGGCTGGTGTTGTTTATTCCCCTGATCCTGGCCAGTGGTGGTAATGCGGGATCGCAGTCTGCCACGCTGATCATCCGGGCGATGGCGATCGAGTCGAACATCCAGCGCGAAGAATTAAATGCGCTGTTAATGAAAGAGTTTAAGCTGGGCCTGCTGCTGGGAAGCATGCTGTCGCTGATCAGCTTCGGTATCTCGTGGGCCTTTACTGGCGCGCTGATGCAGGCAACGGTCGTTGGCCTGGCGGTCTTTCTGGTAGTGCTGATGGGAATCTCAGCAGGGGGAATGCTGCCTATGGGCTTTCGCAAGCTGGGGATGGATCCGGCGTTGATGTCAAATCCGTTTATTACTGCGCTGGTGGATATCCTGGGGCTGATTATCTATTTCCAGGTGGCGATGTATATCGTCAGTTGA
- the rpsI gene encoding 30S ribosomal protein S9 has product MENETPESEVTEETTEQQTPVEAETATSEDATAESMTVSSGVPELTLGSGLATETEEEDVVKPEPVIRGKLDKHGVAMGTGRRKTAVARVRIKAGSGNLTINGVGLNDHLKVERDRQMVEAPLKATDTYGKVDVWVRVSGGGTTGQTGAIVLGIARALEAYNNQLHEALSAGRFLTRDSRMVERKKFGFKKARKSFQFSKR; this is encoded by the coding sequence ATGGAAAATGAGACTCCAGAATCAGAAGTAACAGAAGAAACCACAGAACAGCAGACCCCGGTTGAAGCAGAAACAGCGACATCAGAGGATGCGACTGCCGAATCGATGACAGTCTCGTCTGGTGTTCCTGAGTTGACTCTGGGATCAGGTCTGGCCACTGAAACGGAAGAGGAAGATGTCGTCAAACCAGAGCCCGTCATCCGTGGCAAACTGGACAAGCATGGCGTCGCCATGGGAACCGGCCGTCGTAAGACCGCTGTCGCCCGCGTCCGCATCAAAGCTGGTTCCGGTAACCTGACCATCAACGGCGTTGGTCTGAATGATCACCTCAAGGTCGAACGTGACCGCCAGATGGTGGAAGCCCCCCTTAAAGCGACCGACACCTACGGTAAGGTTGATGTCTGGGTTCGCGTCAGCGGTGGTGGAACGACTGGTCAGACCGGTGCTATCGTTCTGGGTATCGCCCGTGCTCTGGAAGCTTACAACAACCAGCTCCACGAAGCTCTGAGTGCAGGACGCTTCCTGACTCGTGACAGCCGTATGGTTGAACGTAAGAAATTCGGATTCAAGAAAGCCCGCAAAAGCTTCCAGTTCTCAAAACGCTAA
- the rplM gene encoding 50S ribosomal protein L13 codes for MANAKTVDPQWLVVDADNMIVGRLATKIATVLMGKHKPTYTAHVDTGDYVVVVNCDKIKFTGKELAHDSHPYFSRKMQEKSYAKYSGYPSGLKNVTAEQKLERGQATQVLSEAVRRMLPKNKLGRQMLKKLKLYSGPTHDHQAQQPQEWPEYLLP; via the coding sequence ATGGCGAATGCAAAGACTGTCGACCCTCAGTGGCTCGTTGTTGATGCAGATAACATGATTGTGGGACGGCTGGCTACCAAAATTGCTACCGTACTGATGGGCAAACACAAGCCAACTTATACAGCCCACGTTGATACCGGTGACTATGTCGTCGTCGTAAACTGTGATAAGATCAAGTTTACCGGCAAAGAGCTGGCCCATGATTCGCATCCCTACTTCTCCCGCAAAATGCAGGAAAAGAGCTACGCGAAGTACAGTGGTTACCCCAGCGGTCTGAAAAACGTGACTGCAGAGCAGAAACTGGAACGCGGACAGGCAACACAGGTTCTGTCAGAAGCCGTTCGTCGCATGCTGCCTAAAAACAAGCTGGGTCGTCAGATGCTGAAAAAGCTGAAGCTGTATTCCGGCCCGACTCACGATCATCAGGCCCAGCAGCCCCAGGAATGGCCTGAGTACCTGCTCCCGTAA
- the flgL gene encoding flagellar hook-associated protein FlgL, whose protein sequence is MNIGPLLPGRQPSTMLSERLKTSLNSNARELSNLQQQVATGQKFSLLSESPAAALRTIILQSTLERQLQYQTNISTNQSLLAMSETAMNSVGDALNTAKTLALSGVGSTVSDSERVALADQVAALRTQVINAGNTTFRGQYLFSGSLTNVAPFQELADGQVVYNGDGHQVQSYIDTQTLLSNNFDGISAFAASSPEIGSDIDPALTLQTRIADLHSGRGAKLGSISVTLDNGTPETQTIDLSRVETIQDLKTVLENAFSGSPVTLTVDIDPSSQNGLRLTPSAGTVAVSNVSGSSLATQLGIASTAVAQINGGDLDPGITLQTTLASLNGGTGIGSTVGTGLVINNGGETHTVDLSTATTIEDVFNLIRTADPNLNLGINEARNGLAISSRISGADFSIGENNGGSNAAGLGIATFSASTPLSELNYGRGVDVNSSNKLQINRRDGSTINIDLSGATTVQDVLDKINDFETFDGTTPLADLNLGQGVPVGATTLDITRRDGSVANVSLAGDATVQDVLDSINAVDPGNLVASIDPDTNAIRITDNSGTGPLSIASNAVSDALGLVVSETGTDNSVPLQGNFIPIKLQATLNTTGNGITIYDASGTGPLEIPPIELAYALGIDGTESGSDPLVGLQGKEPNPKEATGVINLLSRLETALRNNDSQGIERIGVKLDAEINRVNGVRSEIGNRLSILEDASGRLQDQEVQIREAISRDFDTDLTEVIVEITQRQTAFQANLQVTSQALQLTLLSYL, encoded by the coding sequence ATGAATATCGGTCCTTTATTACCAGGTCGACAGCCTTCGACGATGCTCTCTGAGCGGTTGAAGACATCGTTGAACAGCAACGCCCGGGAACTGTCGAATCTCCAGCAGCAGGTGGCCACCGGACAGAAGTTTTCCCTGCTCAGTGAATCTCCTGCAGCGGCGCTGCGGACGATCATTCTCCAGTCCACACTCGAACGTCAGCTGCAGTACCAGACCAACATCAGCACCAACCAGAGCCTGCTCGCCATGAGTGAGACGGCGATGAACAGTGTGGGCGATGCACTGAATACCGCCAAGACGCTGGCACTGTCAGGAGTCGGTTCGACGGTCTCCGACTCAGAACGCGTGGCACTTGCCGATCAGGTGGCAGCGCTGCGGACACAGGTCATCAACGCAGGCAATACTACGTTTCGCGGCCAATACCTTTTTTCCGGCAGCCTGACCAATGTCGCCCCCTTCCAGGAACTGGCCGACGGGCAGGTGGTCTATAATGGGGACGGTCATCAGGTTCAGTCCTACATCGATACTCAGACCCTCCTCTCCAATAACTTCGACGGCATTTCCGCCTTTGCCGCCAGTAGCCCGGAAATCGGGAGTGACATCGATCCCGCCTTAACGTTACAGACCCGCATTGCAGACCTGCACAGCGGGCGGGGGGCCAAGCTGGGATCAATCTCAGTCACGCTGGATAACGGGACTCCCGAAACTCAGACGATTGACCTTTCCAGGGTAGAGACCATCCAGGATCTCAAAACCGTGCTGGAGAATGCATTTTCTGGTAGTCCGGTCACGCTGACGGTCGACATCGATCCATCCAGTCAGAACGGACTGCGGTTAACTCCCTCTGCGGGAACCGTGGCGGTTTCCAATGTCTCTGGTTCGAGTCTGGCGACGCAACTGGGGATTGCCAGTACCGCGGTAGCACAAATCAACGGAGGCGACCTCGATCCGGGGATCACCCTGCAGACCACGCTGGCTTCTCTGAACGGCGGTACCGGAATCGGCTCGACCGTCGGAACCGGACTTGTCATCAATAATGGAGGCGAGACCCACACAGTCGACCTGTCGACGGCGACCACGATTGAAGATGTCTTCAATCTGATTCGTACGGCTGATCCTAATCTCAATCTCGGAATTAATGAGGCCCGGAATGGACTGGCGATTTCAAGTCGCATCAGTGGTGCTGACTTCTCGATTGGTGAGAATAATGGCGGATCCAATGCTGCGGGACTGGGGATTGCTACCTTTTCTGCCAGTACGCCTCTCTCGGAACTGAATTACGGGCGGGGCGTCGATGTTAATTCTTCGAACAAGCTGCAGATTAATCGGCGTGATGGAAGTACCATTAACATCGATCTGAGCGGTGCGACGACCGTGCAGGACGTGCTGGATAAGATCAATGACTTTGAGACTTTCGACGGTACCACGCCGCTGGCGGATCTGAATCTGGGGCAGGGTGTACCAGTCGGGGCGACCACTCTGGATATTACCCGACGAGATGGTTCCGTGGCGAATGTGAGTCTGGCCGGCGATGCGACCGTGCAGGATGTGCTGGATTCGATCAACGCCGTGGATCCGGGAAATCTGGTCGCGAGCATCGACCCGGATACGAATGCGATTCGCATTACCGATAATTCGGGGACCGGGCCGTTGAGTATCGCCAGTAATGCGGTTTCCGATGCCCTGGGACTGGTGGTCAGTGAGACCGGGACCGATAACAGCGTACCGTTACAGGGGAATTTCATTCCCATCAAATTGCAGGCCACTCTGAATACGACGGGGAACGGCATTACCATTTACGATGCTTCAGGCACCGGACCGTTGGAAATTCCGCCGATTGAACTCGCATATGCGTTGGGGATCGATGGTACCGAATCAGGTAGTGACCCGCTGGTGGGGTTGCAGGGGAAAGAACCCAACCCGAAAGAAGCGACGGGGGTGATTAATCTGCTGTCTCGCCTGGAAACGGCGTTGCGCAACAATGACAGTCAGGGTATTGAGCGGATCGGAGTGAAACTGGATGCCGAAATCAATCGCGTGAATGGCGTGCGATCGGAGATCGGGAACCGGTTGAGTATTCTCGAAGACGCCAGTGGTCGACTGCAGGATCAGGAAGTGCAGATCAGGGAAGCCATTTCCCGGGATTTTGATACCGACCTGACGGAAGTGATTGTTGAGATCACCCAGCGCCAGACGGCCTTTCAGGCAAATCTTCAGGTAACCTCGCAGGCCTTGCAGCTGACGCTGCTCTCCTACCTCTGA
- the flgK gene encoding flagellar hook-associated protein FlgK: MAKQSMEVFSTGIQVAGQNIANAGTPGYIRENLVLNPSDPYRQGALITGTGVEISGIQQQIDLFLETRIHSANTEYSSINERDTIYKQLESELRELSGGDLSTGLNDFLAKLNNAVNQPGSIPDREFVLSEAQKFASEISSLRLRINDLRETQSVNVENLVKEANELIDKIVDLNPKISKLEASGLLESDAGALRTERYNALNRLSELIPVRFRERADGAIDVFTGSDYLVLAGSSQKLTVETDTDKGVVVQEVFLSRTHSNISRTGGELKGIIEGRDDILGGFVDQLDTYASNLIFEFNKIHSSGEGTAGFEQLTSASAALDPSANLSSALSGLPFQASHGSFQIKVTNKTTGITNTTTINVDLDGIGADTTLNSLASALNGVANLNSSVSTDGRLNLSADSDYEFRFSNDTSGALAAIGINTLFTGSDSSDIGINSVVRDNQQFLALGQGGGPSDGSNAVALAAFSQQPIESLGGITLDEYYDKVVSSIAQSSASEGALAEGAQTFRDSLQSQREQFSGVSIDEETINVMKFQRAFQSAARLVSTIDELFTILLQI; this comes from the coding sequence ATGGCCAAGCAATCGATGGAGGTATTCAGTACCGGCATCCAGGTTGCGGGCCAGAATATCGCCAATGCGGGCACTCCCGGCTACATCCGTGAGAATCTGGTTCTCAATCCGTCCGATCCCTATCGACAGGGAGCGTTGATCACCGGGACGGGTGTGGAGATCTCCGGGATTCAGCAGCAGATCGATCTGTTCCTGGAAACCCGCATTCACTCAGCGAACACCGAATATTCTTCTATCAACGAACGCGACACGATTTACAAGCAGCTGGAAAGCGAGCTGCGCGAGCTCTCAGGCGGCGACCTGTCGACCGGTCTGAATGATTTTCTGGCCAAGTTGAACAACGCGGTGAATCAGCCTGGCTCAATTCCGGACCGGGAATTTGTGCTCAGTGAAGCTCAGAAGTTTGCCTCCGAGATCAGTTCGCTAAGACTGCGGATCAACGATCTGCGCGAGACCCAGTCGGTCAACGTGGAAAACCTCGTGAAAGAGGCCAACGAGCTGATCGACAAGATCGTGGACCTGAATCCGAAGATTTCGAAGCTCGAAGCTTCCGGACTGCTGGAGAGTGATGCGGGCGCTCTGCGAACCGAGCGGTATAACGCGCTCAATCGACTTTCCGAACTGATCCCCGTGCGGTTTCGTGAACGCGCAGATGGTGCCATCGATGTGTTTACCGGTTCCGACTATCTGGTTCTGGCCGGCTCCTCTCAGAAGCTGACTGTTGAGACCGACACCGATAAAGGGGTTGTTGTCCAGGAAGTGTTTTTATCCCGGACTCATAGTAATATTTCCCGAACCGGGGGGGAGCTCAAGGGAATTATCGAAGGCCGCGATGACATCCTGGGGGGCTTTGTGGATCAGCTGGATACTTATGCGTCCAACCTGATCTTTGAGTTCAACAAGATCCATTCATCCGGAGAAGGGACTGCAGGCTTTGAGCAGTTGACCTCCGCGTCCGCAGCCCTGGATCCTTCCGCTAATCTGAGTTCGGCGCTTTCGGGTCTGCCGTTCCAGGCGAGTCATGGCAGCTTCCAGATTAAAGTCACAAATAAGACGACGGGAATTACCAATACCACAACGATCAATGTCGACCTGGACGGAATTGGGGCGGACACCACGTTAAACAGTCTGGCCAGTGCGCTGAACGGAGTGGCGAATCTGAATTCGAGTGTGTCGACCGATGGTCGGCTGAACCTTAGTGCCGACTCCGATTATGAGTTCCGCTTCTCCAACGATACCAGTGGGGCCCTCGCGGCCATCGGCATCAATACGCTGTTCACGGGATCCGATTCCAGTGATATCGGAATCAACTCGGTCGTGCGAGATAACCAGCAGTTCCTGGCACTGGGACAGGGGGGCGGCCCTTCAGATGGCAGCAACGCGGTGGCGCTGGCTGCCTTTTCGCAGCAGCCGATTGAGTCACTCGGGGGTATCACCCTCGACGAATATTACGATAAAGTGGTATCCAGCATCGCCCAGTCATCCGCTTCTGAGGGCGCGCTGGCTGAAGGCGCTCAGACATTCCGGGATTCGCTCCAGAGCCAGCGCGAACAGTTCTCCGGAGTGAGTATCGATGAAGAGACCATCAACGTCATGAAGTTCCAGCGTGCGTTTCAGTCTGCCGCCCGACTGGTCAGCACCATCGATGAACTCTTTACCATTTTATTACAGATTTAA
- the flgN gene encoding flagellar export chaperone FlgN, protein MHAAPTAPVPAQHQQLLGKLTGILNDLEPIQKKLLELYEQKSQALKQVDPERIEQLAVIEEQLTNTLQFILLRRQQLLQTAEQLGLPAGSLQELLPGLGLGIEVSEPIAERIEVVQQRSQKLRHESWVQWIVAQRSFQHYSQILELIAHAGKKTPTYSGGQNENGSGGAIFDASA, encoded by the coding sequence ATGCATGCAGCACCAACTGCGCCGGTACCGGCGCAACATCAACAGCTATTGGGTAAACTGACCGGGATCCTGAATGATCTCGAACCCATTCAAAAGAAACTGCTTGAACTCTATGAGCAGAAGTCACAGGCGCTGAAACAGGTCGATCCGGAACGGATTGAACAGCTGGCCGTGATCGAAGAGCAGCTCACCAATACGCTGCAGTTCATTCTGCTGAGACGACAGCAACTGCTGCAGACCGCGGAGCAACTCGGTCTGCCCGCCGGTTCCCTGCAGGAACTGCTGCCTGGTCTGGGACTGGGCATCGAGGTCTCCGAACCGATCGCGGAACGGATTGAAGTCGTGCAGCAGCGGTCGCAGAAGCTCAGGCATGAAAGCTGGGTCCAGTGGATTGTGGCCCAACGTTCGTTTCAGCATTACTCGCAGATCCTGGAACTGATTGCGCACGCAGGGAAAAAGACGCCGACGTACTCGGGCGGCCAGAATGAAAATGGTTCAGGGGGGGCGATCTTTGACGCATCGGCCTGA
- a CDS encoding rod-binding protein — MAPLSGIQNNIQQSTLLTPVSQAPSELQQPGQSSPELKEAFQKFVAGTFYQQMFKALRSAQGKPAYFHGGQAEEMFQSQLDQQISEDLASQEGNAFSDTLFSSFSRQLNAQSMKSINAASGVTL, encoded by the coding sequence ATGGCCCCCCTGTCTGGAATTCAAAACAACATTCAACAGAGTACCCTGCTGACACCTGTCAGCCAGGCACCGTCGGAATTACAGCAGCCCGGGCAGAGTTCGCCGGAGCTGAAGGAAGCGTTCCAGAAGTTCGTTGCGGGTACCTTCTATCAGCAGATGTTCAAAGCGCTGCGTTCTGCCCAGGGAAAGCCGGCTTATTTTCACGGTGGCCAGGCGGAAGAGATGTTTCAGTCTCAACTGGACCAGCAGATTTCTGAAGACCTGGCTTCTCAGGAAGGAAATGCGTTTTCAGACACATTGTTCTCATCATTTTCACGCCAGTTGAATGCGCAGTCGATGAAATCGATCAATGCGGCATCCGGCGTAACACTATAA